ACTCCATCTTCCTGTTCACACCTAGCTATGTAATGAGATGACCTGATTCCATTTTTGCTCCCCAGTCTGCCCCTGGttccctttaaaaacaaacatggcaAATCTCAGATGCCAGTTGTCTTGTGAGAATTTGGTTACCATTTCTGGTTATCTATTGCCAGGGCTTCCAAAACGGTGGCCAGACTCCCGTGAGAAGTAATTTTGAGAGAGTTCAAGAAACCCAATAGAGCATGTGTTGCTTGTTACCACTTCAGGAAATGAGGTAACCTGAGCTGCTGCTGTCCCCATCGCAGAAATTTAACCTTCTGCATTATGAATGAAGAATCTACTGGGGTTGACTTGATGGTAGAGTCTGCCTTACCCAATACATCATATGGGTcccttttccttatatctctgcaagggagggggatagagatttacctttaaaaaatgaaagctgggaattcagagaactgcttaaactatcattaccaCACTATAGCAATATtgtagttattttttaaaatgaaactacTTGTCTTCagggcaccggggggggggggggagaagagggagtgcTTTGTTGATGACAACAGTCCAGTCATCGAAAAAGTGGGCTGGAGACGGGTAGGAATGGGCAGGACAAAGACaactgacagaaacattatgcacaagGGAAAAGCCAACTCAAAATAGGCTTCTAGGAAaagatcagggtaaaagtggtctcttgccttggaaaccctacggggtggccataagtcagccgtgacttgacggcactttccacctccaccaaaagtgtgtgtgtgttgggggggaaagATGAAGCAAAAACTACAGGTACAAAAATGAGTGCTGAAATcaagggataaaccaaagcagtacaGGACCAGAATCAATTAAAAAAGCCCCTGCGGAAAAGCCTCAAGTGAACATGCCTAGGATTGGGATGTAAGATTTATTTATTAGGACAGCCATAATTAACCCCTTTCTTGATTCCATGTTCAAGGGCTACGTCCTGGCACTTTAAACCAGGGTCTCGGTGAGCCCTAGTCCAAATTAAATCTTGAATAATTAATATGTAAATCCAGTCATTATAAATGGGGTCTATCTGGGGCCTCCCTTCTGCCGGCCCAATTTTCCTTGTGCTGATGGAAGATGCTGTCTTGGTGCAAGGGGGGAGGGGCAGTTTTACTCATTCTTCCTCCCTcagaatttacttcatttatatcctgtctttctccccagcggggacccaaagcagcttacatcatgctcctctcctctattttgccctcacaacaaccctgtgaggtaggtaaggctgagagggagcgactggcccaaggtcacccagcaagtttccgtggtAGAATTGGGATTCGAACTTGGGCATCCCAGATATTAATCCAGCACTCACTCTAAGCACTACGCCACACAGAAGCCACAATATTGGGTGggttttgcctagggttgccaggttccaggtagtagctggagatctcctgctactgatctccagccaatatagatcagctcccctggagaaaatggccactttggccattggactctatggcattgaagtccctcccctccccaatccccaccttcctcaggctccgccccaaacctcccgccagtggtgaagagggacctggcaaccctagttttgcccCTGTGCACCCCCCCATGTCCAGCATTGTCCTTTTGTCactcacaggtgtgtgtgtggggggggaggacagcAGCAGAGATCTGCGATTTCAAGCAGAACTTGCTTGCCCAACTATAAGATCCAAACAATTGCCATTAATAGAATGGGAGGGTATTTTTATGACAGGGTCATTTGATATAGGTACCTTTCTGATTCTGCATTAAATTCCCGCTGTTTCAAATGCAAGTTGTTAATTGTTATGTTTGAATCATGCAGATACACTATTTTTTAACTCTCATTATGATGGTATCCCTGTATCAAGAGTCTTTTCCTTCCCTAGCCAAAACTGCAGAGACGCCTACCCTACCTTCCTTGCTGTGCTTTGGTGTGCTGGTTTGCTCTGTAGCCAAGGTAATGTATTCAGCTTACTCTCCCCGGCCCGCTTTCTGATGTCGTGGCAAACGGCAAGGCAGCATTTTCCTTTTGATAGTTGCTTGCTTTGATCTCGAGCAATGGAACCAAGGAGGGTTCTCTTCAAAGGTGCAGGAAGGAAAGAGATGCAGCACGAGCACGAATGGTTTTCTTTACAGACTGAAATGGATTTAGCATTGCTAATGCTCCTTTCAGCTATTCTACACACATAAATTCAACAGgtgaagtctttcccctcagtGGATCTgtttactggggaggggggggggcttacctgctgaatttctgcttgtCAGACAGTCACACAGCCTAGGAAAAACCCAAAAAGGGTTACAATGAAAATGCTGAACAGAGGTTTCACAGTGGAATAATTTTCTAAATCAAAACTGTCTGTTTAAATTACTCATCCATTCTGCTCCTATGGATGGGTAACAGTATCTCCTCTTCATGGTCATTCTGTGTGAAATAGGTCTCTTTTGGAAACTTGTCCAAGGCAAGTGAGTTTTGGAACCTCTCATAacctctatggttaaaccataaagttttgggtGGATACTAGAGTGTCACCCCTACATGGGGGTGTCACTTCTGGGCCAATATTGTGACAGTACCAGTGAtacggtgatgtcacttctgggccaagccagaagtgacatcaccgtaTCACTGGTACTGTCACAATATTGCTGTTTGGTTATTAGCACAtccccaaggggaaaaaaattaatgttTTCCTGAATTTGTTCTTAGGGATCGAtgttctgtgtacatagatttctGCTGAAAGACTGTCTTTTTCAGGACATGACCAGATGCCTTTGCTATTGTTTTAGTATCTGAAGAGGTTTGCAGTTGCTTGATAAAAATTGCTTAGCTACAATGGGGAGCTGGTTGCTAGGCGGAGCAACCCCCACGCAGCAACCCTCACGAACTGCATGTGTGAACTGGGACTTCATCTACCATTAAATACAGATCTGTAATACTTTGCACTAACCATTACAAGAATATTTTTTGTAACTATGTAAAATGTACAGCTTATGACTAACCTTGTGCTCCTGTGTTCTAATTTTGACTCCAGTGTACTTTCCCCTGTACAGAGAGTGTTAGGTTTAATCTCCATTAAATAGTTTTCCCTAAAGAaacttgggaactgtagttttgtgGAAATGCTCAGAATTCTTTGTTAATGCTCATACCTCATTCACAAAATGACTTGTGTGGCTGTTGGCATTTTAAGAATCTAGCTGCCCATTGTCAGAAACAGGattctggtctgattcagtagggtccttatgttcttaaccttcaTTCCTTCAGATGTTTGGCTCTGATCCATAATATTTAAAACAGGTTGGAAACTGGTTCAGGTTTGTTGGAGATCTAAAACGTGTTGGTTTTCCTTCTCTTTAGTTCCTGCTGCATTTGCTGGATTGATGTACTTGTTTGTGAGACAGAAGTATTTTGTTGGCTATATGGGAGAAAGGACACAGAGGTAACTTCTcagtttatattttctcaaaatgtttttttctcaGGTAGCCACCCATTTTTACATTTCTTTGCCCACaccatatgaagaagagttggttttatatgctgactttctctaccttctttaaggagaatcaaaccagcttataatccttcccttcttctccctacaacagacaccctgtgaggtaggtggggctgagagagttctgagagacctgggactagcccaaggtcacccagctggcttcatatgtaggagtggggaaaccaacccggttcaccagattagagtctgccactcatgtgcaggagaagggaatcaaacctggttctccagattaaagtctaccactcctaaccactacaccatgctggctcttaaccactacactaaccaccgctcataacccctataccacgctggcttccagGTTCTAGATTCTCCCACTCAGTTTATTGGACCAATTTtgctgtaattccccccccccctcatttagAGGAACACCTGGAGAGAGAGACATGAAGAAAATGATAAATCCACGTGGCTGTTGTAatataaaaagataaaataacatTTCTCATGTATTTTTCTACAGCCTTTTCCTCCATAGAATTAAAACTCCCACCTCGTCGGATTATGTGATACTTCTGGCCCCAGATGTAGGCAACTAAGTTAACTTGGTTTCGTgacatttcttttttgtttgggtTATTGGTTTTTTAAGCAAGTGGGTATATGCAGAATCATTCGCGCATCTTAGTTCTGCCTCATATGTTATGAAATCTTGAGTATATGGTCTTACTTTTTTACATTTAGCatacatttatgtaatatccgtccctcgtaacaattgagttcgacacccctactCCAGACCCTTCAGTTTTGCTTTCCACAGTGATTCTCATTGCCCCAAACTGAAGACTACAGAGGCTGCACTGGTTGTAAACATTCATAACAGTGAGTGTTGGAGATATGTTTTGCCCTcaggcagtggcgtagcgtggggggtgcagggggggccggccgcaccgggcgcaacatctgggggggcgcgctcgcactcgcagctctctgccccgaggggccgggtctccatggctgggggagggggggcagacccccccgtccccagcagctgctcttctccagagtccgctccagcctcgcctcgcccgccagggtctcaaggggaagcctcccctccggcaaaagggcgcttcacccgacccgccacccctttcctctccagtggggacccaagacggctcacgtcgttcccctctgcggcatgttatcctcacccccaccgggtgaggtgggccaggcggagaatgcacgcgcttggccgagaccacccaacatgcgtgcacgacgcagccgggattcaacccctgccccgccgagccgagcgtccgccaagccacccttcctggcgccgcagccggcctggccgcttgctggcagggaggcaggcaggcaggctggccccgcgcctccgcgccagcccgggggcacgcgcacccccccagtcccccggcccgctcacctgcgcggcgtccaggcggctcttgctcttgctgcggggccagcagacgtggcgcagggagcggagccggcccggcccctgcgcggcacagcagccccgctcccgcgggaacgcgccctttcggcgcaaggccggcccttcggcttctgccgccggcctttccttccaagcaagcccctggagcacgacctgcagcaagaccccctccccaagccccagaaatcaagctgccctcccttctgcgccccccagcaaagccaagatttgaacccaggcctcccaggccccagttagcacaacatgctctgcaggggaccagtgccccccccccacaggccctctccttggaaacacattacagccctggcggaggctgcggacaccaggatgctcttctgagaagtgtttgaaaataaacttgtatttagatgcattttactttaattacatcagtattttcataacaaacaatacatgtgcttaggggataagggtttctttaactaatctagtggaagagactcgagtgctaaaatccacgggttagggggcgcaaattacttgccttgccccgggtgctgacaacccatgCTACGCCACTGCCCTCAGGATTCAGGCAGTACTATTCTAAGCTTTTGGACGCCAACATATCTCTGGTGCTAGTGTGGTGCCAATTAGCTATTCATTGCTCTGTGCTCTCTCAacatggaaaatattttttttcataaagACCCGGTTCCAAGGAGCCAAGAGTGTAGCAATTGCTCTGGGGTCCATAGCAAGACAGCCTACATCTGCCAGTCACAGAGGAGGATACGACACCCCAAGCCAGCCATATATGAAAGCAACCATCTAACCCACACCTACGCACAAATGTCTCCCTGATGTCATACTGCTACTACCCCATTCTGATAGGGGGATTGTGAAGCCTGAGAATCCTACACCTCTCTCTCCTTGGtagaatgggtttagactggagtaactctctttaggattgaacCGTGAGCTTTGTTCTTGCCCAATCATATCGCAGGTGCTGCCCATTTCTCACTCCTATTCCAGTGGAGGCACACTGTCACCAGATTTACACCAGCACAGCACTAGTTTGGCACTCCATCAGCATATCTCCAAGTTACACCAGTATGGGGTTTAGTCTGAATTGGATCCTTAGTCTGAATTGAGCTTAGTCTGAATTGAGTTCCCAGCGCAGAACTCCATGACTACACCGTTTGACGTTCcacatgtccaccacatggactttgtaacatgtgaactgGCCCTCTTTCATCCACCTCAACTGTCTTCAACTTCTCTGGAATGGGGAAGCCTTTACACTGGTGCTGAGGATCAGTGGTAATCTTCTACTGtttagcccccccacacacacacggataaAAAATGCAAGGCTATTGAATTTTGCTTCTGATCTAATCAGGTACCATCATTTTTAATAGCTGGGATAAgatatatgtatatttttaatgGAATGTTCTTGATTACTGATGCATAAATTTTGCACACTGCGCCAAATTTCCTATGCTGATTTACACCCGCACTGCTCACATGAAATTAATTCTGTTGTAGAGATGTACACCAGTGCAGAGTTTGACCCCATTAATCCGGACATCTGAGCTCTATTTAACTTGACCTTGATGACAGATAGAAGGATTAACGCTCTTCAAGTGAATCGATATATTCTTAAGCATTTATTTGCTCtttcttttctgtctctcagcaCGCCTGGTTACATTTTTGGAAAACGCATCATATCGTTCCTTTTCCTTATGTCTATGGCTGGAGTCCTCAACTATTACCTAGGCCTCTTTTTCGGAAGCGACTTTCAGACATATATAAAAACAGTGACCAGTACCATCTCTCCGCTGCTGCTTATTCCTTAAATCTCTGCAGCAAACAGGTGGAATAGGTGGACAGAGGATGGAAAAGATCAGGGTGCTTAGCCAATTGATTTCCAGAAACAGATTTTTGAAACGAACCTGAAAAGCTCCTTTTGGATTGCCATAAATCTAACGCTCTTTAGGGCTTTGTAGTTTTGATTTAACACTGCTTTTTCTCTGCAAGAAAATTATTTATGGCAAGCACTTGACATGTCTTTGGGAGAAGAGTAATATGTCCCAGTAAATTGTACGGCCCCTCTCTGTAAATGGTAACTTGCTTGGTTTGGGTCACTGAATTGTTAAGTGTATGAAAAAATGTTCATTGGCATCAAATTTTTATGCAGGATACAAAAGCAAAGTAATTGTGTTCATCATGAATTTGCAATTTCTTTGACATTCAGTGGAAATCCAATGCCCAGCCTGCTAGAAGTAGAGAGATGCAATGCAACCTAAGCAGAGATTCAACACTCTAAGAACACTGACTTCAgtaaacttagaagggtgtaactctgcttaggattgtacagttaatggaaatgtatgcatttatttacttacaccCCAATTATCACTATCATATTagttaaatataaataataaaatatttgtgTATTTTTTGTGGTAGAGGAGGAATGGcggtattttaaataaaataatatacagCTACTGAAATTATCTTACTGTTGGATTCTTATTGTCACCAAAGTCTACTGCTTAAAATCCAGTGAAACAATAGCTTTTAGTGGATCAAACACTGTACAAAATACTGGAAGCAAGCTTTAGAGTTACACATAATTCTTCAAGCATAACAATTTAAAGCAAAAAATACATGCAACAAAGTGTTCCACAGTGATGATGGTTATCGGTGATGTTATGAATGGAAATGATTTATGAATGTTAAATcattcacagtgccatcctaaaaagagttacatccttcacatccattgaagtcaatgggcttagaagggtctaactctcTTTGGAATTGCAATGTTAATTTTGAATACAGAACTACTCACACAAGATCATTTATTGTTTGCCATTAGTGAACGCTTTCAAAATGCACCTttgagactgacaagatttttggggtataagctttggagagtcaaagggagctttgactcttgaaagcttctaccaCGAAAgttttgttggtttctaaggtgctactggacttcaatcTAGTCTTTCAGAATGTTATAGTTGTTTCCCTATTTTATTACTTTAATAATTTAATgcttcagaagaaaaagaaaactgaagaCAGCAGATCAGAGAAAATAAACCATATGGCTGTACGTTATTGTGAAACTTATTCTGATAATCTATAAATAAAATCCATCTCTACATGTTTGTTTGAGTTCGCGTAGTAATTTCTGTTGCTCTCTCATTTTCATCCAAAATGCTACAGTCCGTATGATTTTATACCTGCCCATCAAAGAGGATGAGAATTCTGATGATATGCAATACATGTTCTTGCTGCTGTTAGAAAGCAAGTAATCCACATATCTAACTcttaacatggccccatctgcagatacttaaatctgtggattggggctGTGTAAAAAGAACAGAGATTTTTCCACAAACTTAGGGGaaccctcaggtttgcagaaaaatgtggaaagttgtgttttttttaatggagggggAGTTAAATCCCTCCAAACAGAGGGGCTTGGACTTGGTCAGCTTGGTAGCATCCATCTGCCTTGCGCTATGTgtatgtattgggggggggagctgccactCCTGCTGAGCCAAATAGGCAATTGCAGgcgagggggagggcaggagccaCTGTTTCCCCCCTGCTGCTGCTATTCCCCACAGAGCAACAGGAAGGAGAAAAGATGAGTGACAGTAGGCAGGCAGAGTAGTGACAAGGACTGTTGGGTGCAAAGCAGGGGAGCGGGTAGGTGAGTGAGATTCCTTCTGCCCTGACAGTTTGCCACAGGGAAGAAGCATAAGTCAGGTCTGCAGAGGCGGCCAACCTCTGGGGGAAGTGAGCTAGTGAAGGGGGGAggatgggttgccaactctgagctgtGAAAATCCCAGAGATTTCAAGGTGtaacctggggagagtggggtttgaggaggggaaaggacctcagtggggtagaatgccatacagcccaccctccaaag
This sequence is a window from Euleptes europaea isolate rEulEur1 chromosome 12, rEulEur1.hap1, whole genome shotgun sequence. Protein-coding genes within it:
- the ALOX5AP gene encoding arachidonate 5-lipoxygenase-activating protein → MDQEVVGSFVLLVIVTLLSAIQNAFFASKVEHESKNHTGKSLQRAGPSAFDRVFTANQNCRDAYPTFLAVLWCAGLLCSQVPAAFAGLMYLFVRQKYFVGYMGERTQSTPGYIFGKRIISFLFLMSMAGVLNYYLGLFFGSDFQTYIKTVTSTISPLLLIP